A window from Drosophila nasuta strain 15112-1781.00 chromosome 3, ASM2355853v1, whole genome shotgun sequence encodes these proteins:
- the LOC132790769 gene encoding uncharacterized protein LOC132790769 isoform X3, with protein sequence MVASNMIDSLFPNCLSNAYFLDKLIRLYRANECLWNPKSPGYHNLALKTQAWHRISVLFNNEFNIGELKSMIISLRQFYQRKRLMETRNRPRKHILPQERFYEKLQFLNTSEMENFNVKNFKNQPIHCNSQINCSVEDTFLLSNSQKSIHSEQVDLGLHYSLDEDYTRMASLGIPENNNSIELPIPPTEFQEKKLEIRAVSGNDRPHYRDVEEYDGYRRHRNRAFKMQRRSSNYSTASRSIANDSCKSIPSNRTPKGKVLTRRYAKPNSRQRLVEYVYACKLNGDRQNSHLHILNPIFVNGLYRRKSGNDDDGGAELDEECRPHCTCCPNYKKQKAKPIPKDEYIEEDGLNENDNRDNDQASYQQRNSNPDNQNEMSYQNRNENEVPTEYRDPDRDAMQQENYDKFQSPEPTSEDNPPKCCRPDNCPVFISATKQAYSQRQDKYRDDIDDIVDEQPSPSRQSEQKNRFNSEPTEEEYREREEPKESSRREYKQSSRQASVNTNRTGYGSRSGQKATHGTKLYCTANKNHMQQGKMYVDCPYIIQNPSDRGQMSPRRGTRNTYQSEYVERRIDYRSNRSSRNRSERDGYESPISRGRQKNDQNDERFSENSRYDNSPHAQIRSSQDSDGNSFSKYTARTSTMSNQRKYLSEEDIIDDEDQDGESPRNGSPINYEPRQPILEEYLKDDDCTCSTDEEYDEDNRSVVPTADQYPQGNENQMHEYQRVDCPCENFQEVPRSYRQEYKDNICESPESPKRRSKDSRKGRKDIIEYCLNDCPQSCDELCPNYVYEQEYRQFRSEKSPKQSGDSYKRLPDERNSKYDDESTSSPKRRSHSNRDVSVETEYDMNFNKRGNAEDATARSREQSKVSESVVENENDTTNANQTQSKALKVAKKKNLLCKCVPDKQPKPKGKQRSSSPAGGKCTCSVKRLSKSEDIEDERGRQKAQKIPPNVRRARTA encoded by the exons ATGGTGGCGTCCAATATGATTGATTCGCTTTTTCCAAATTGTTTATCCAATGCGTATTTCTTAGACAAGCTTATAAGGCTTTATCGTGCCAACGAATGCCTATGGAATCCCAAGTCTCCTGGATATCATAATTTGGCACTGAAGACCCAGGCCTGGCATCGCATTTCAGTTCTTTTCAATAACGAATTTAATATTGGCGAATTGAAATCTATGATCATCTCTTTACGGCAGTTTTACCAAAGAAAGCGTCTGATGGAAACAAGGAATAGACCACGGAAGCATATATTGCCTCAGGAGAGATTCTATGAGAAACTGCAATTTTTGAATACCAGCGAGATGGAGAATTTCAATGTGAAAAATTTCAAA AATCAACCAATACACTGCAATAGCCAAATCAACTGCAGCGTTGAGGACACATTTCTGCTGAGCAACAGTCAGAAGAGTATTCACAGCGAACAGGTTGATCTAGGATTGCACTATTCATTGGATGAAGATTACACAAGAATGGCATCACTGGGAATTccagaaaataataattccatTGAATTGCCGATTCCTCCTACCGAATTTCAAGAAAAGAAACTAGAAATCCGTGCTGTTTCCGGCAATGATCGTCCGCATTATAGAGACGTTGAAGAATATGATGGATACCGAAGACATCGTAATAGAGCTTTCAAGATGCAAAGACGGAGTAGCAACTATAGCACGGCCAGCCGCAGTATTGCAAATGATAGTTGTAAAAGCATACCAAGTAATCGAACACCAAAGGGAAAGGTTCTTACTAGAAGATATGCTAAGCCAAACTCACGACAGAGACTTGTAGAATATGTGTATGCATGCAAATTGAATGGTGATCGGCAGAACAGTCATCTACATATCTTAAATCCGATATTTGTGAATGGTCTATACCGCAGGAAATCGGGAAATGATGACGATGGTGGTGCCGAATTAGATGAGGAGTGCCGACCGCATTGTACCTGTTGCCCAAATTAcaagaaacaaaaagcaaagccaatTCCAAAAGACGAGTATATTGAAGAGGACGGACTGAATGAAAATGACAATCGAGATAATGATCAAGCGAGCTATCAGCAAAGAAACAGCAATCCAgataatcaaaatgaaatgagcTATCAGAATAGAAATGAGAATGAAGTTCCAACGGAATATAGGGATCCAGATCGTGATGCAATGCAACAAGAAAATTATGATAAGTTCCAATCTCCAGAGCCCACGTCAGAAGATAATCCTCCAAAATGTTGTCGTCCCGATAACTGCCCTGTATTCATTAGTGCAACTAAGCAAGCCTATTCACAACGACAAGATAAATACAGAGATGACATCGATGACATAGTCGATGAGCAGCCTTCACCGTCTAGGcaaagtgaacaaaaaaacagattCAATTCAGAACCAACAGAAGAAGagtatagagagagagaggaaccAAAAGAGTCGAGTAGACGTGAATATAAACAATCTTCTAGACAAGCATCTGTAAATACGAATAGAACGGGATATGGTAGCAGATCAGGACAGAAAGCAACACATGGGACGAAGCTTTATTgtacagcaaataaaaatcatatgcAACAAGGCAAAATGTATGTAGACTGTCCATATATAATTCAAAATCCTAGTGATCGAGGACAGATGAGTCCGCGAAGAGGAACTCGAAATACCTATCAAAGCGAGTACGTTGAGAGACGGATCGATTATAGATCAAATCGATCTTCTCGAAATAGGAGTGAACGCGACGGATATGAGTCTCCGATTTCAAGGGGTCGTCAAAAAAATGATCAGAATGATGAGAGGTTTTCAGAAAATTCACGATATGATAATTCTCCACATGCGCAAATAAGGTCCAGTCAAGATTCAGACGGCAATAGCTTTTCGAAATATACTGCGAGAACTAGCACAATGTCAAACCAACGAAAGTATTTATCTGAAGAGGATATAATTGACGATGAGGATCAAGATGGAGAAAGCCCAAGAAATGGAAGCCCGATAAACTATGAACCAAGGCAACCAATACTAGAGGAATACTTAAAGGATGACGATTGTACGTGCTCGACGGATGAAGAATATGATGAAGACAACAGAAGTGTGGTTCCAACTGCAGATCAGTATCCTCAAGGAAACGAGAATCAAATGCATGAATATCAAAGAGTTGATTGTCCCTGCGAAAACTTCCAAGAAGTTCCAAGAAGTTATCGACAGGAGTACAAAGATAATATATGTGAATCTCCAGAGTCTCCCAAGCGACGTTCTAAAGATAGTCGCAAAGGGCGAAAGGACATAATCGAATACTGTTTAAATGATTGTCCCCAGTCATGCGATGAGCTGTGTCCAAATTATGTATACGAACAAGAGTACCGGCAATTCCGATCAGAAAAGTCTCCCAAACAATCAGGTGATAGCTACAAAAGACTGCCTGATGAgagaaattcaaaatatgaCGATGAAAGTACCAGTTCACCTAAAAGGAGATCCCACTCTAATCGTGATGTTTCTGTTGAAACAGAATATGATATGAACTTCAATAAACGAGGGAATGCCGAAGATGCAACTGCAAGAAGTCGGGAGCAGTCTAAAGTTTCGGAAAGTGttgttgaaaatgaaaatgacacAACAAATGCCAATCAGACCCAGTCTAAAGCTTTAAAAgtagcaaagaaaaaaaacttgctCTGCAAGTGTGTGCCCGATAAACAGCCAAAGCCCAAAGGTAAACAGCGATCTTCGTCACCAGCAGGAGGCAAGTGCACTTGTAGTGTGAAGCGTTTATCAAAGTCTGAGGACATAGAAGACG AGCGAGGTCGTCAAAAAGCCCAGAAAATCCCCCCAAACGTCAGAAGAGCCAGGACCGCATGA
- the LOC132790769 gene encoding GATA zinc finger domain-containing protein 14 isoform X2, whose translation MIISLRQFYQRKRLMETRNRPRKHILPQERFYEKLQFLNTSEMENFNVKNFKNQPIHCNSQINCSVEDTFLLSNSQKSIHSEQVDLGLHYSLDEDYTRMASLGIPENNNSIELPIPPTEFQEKKLEIRAVSGNDRPHYRDVEEYDGYRRHRNRAFKMQRRSSNYSTASRSIANDSCKSIPSNRTPKGKVLTRRYAKPNSRQRLVEYVYACKLNGDRQNSHLHILNPIFVNGLYRRKSGNDDDGGAELDEECRPHCTCCPNYKKQKAKPIPKDEYIEEDGLNENDNRDNDQASYQQRNSNPDNQNEMSYQNRNENEVPTEYRDPDRDAMQQENYDKFQSPEPTSEDNPPKCCRPDNCPVFISATKQAYSQRQDKYRDDIDDIVDEQPSPSRQSEQKNRFNSEPTEEEYREREEPKESSRREYKQSSRQASVNTNRTGYGSRSGQKATHGTKLYCTANKNHMQQGKMYVDCPYIIQNPSDRGQMSPRRGTRNTYQSEYVERRIDYRSNRSSRNRSERDGYESPISRGRQKNDQNDERFSENSRYDNSPHAQIRSSQDSDGNSFSKYTARTSTMSNQRKYLSEEDIIDDEDQDGESPRNGSPINYEPRQPILEEYLKDDDCTCSTDEEYDEDNRSVVPTADQYPQGNENQMHEYQRVDCPCENFQEVPRSYRQEYKDNICESPESPKRRSKDSRKGRKDIIEYCLNDCPQSCDELCPNYVYEQEYRQFRSEKSPKQSGDSYKRLPDERNSKYDDESTSSPKRRSHSNRDVSVETEYDMNFNKRGNAEDATARSREQSKVSESVVENENDTTNANQTQSKALKVAKKKNLLCKCVPDKQPKPKGKQRSSSPAGGKCTCSVKRLSKSEDIEDELQSEVVKKPRKSPQTSEEPGPHEKRVNRQPSGYESRLPNAGNKLRGMSVLGTFQVPPVLAEKTINIVKKHITKLSPMLVEQGTTKLMMSNSYQNCIRPVLEEALPKSMASTNKIPVGFTNSAPSREMKGPVMAPSNPFRNINFNVSKRNIIILHPPAKDFRPSKNSFDQDEVVSSERHEHDATKVTDV comes from the exons ATGATCATCTCTTTACGGCAGTTTTACCAAAGAAAGCGTCTGATGGAAACAAGGAATAGACCACGGAAGCATATATTGCCTCAGGAGAGATTCTATGAGAAACTGCAATTTTTGAATACCAGCGAGATGGAGAATTTCAATGTGAAAAATTTCAAA AATCAACCAATACACTGCAATAGCCAAATCAACTGCAGCGTTGAGGACACATTTCTGCTGAGCAACAGTCAGAAGAGTATTCACAGCGAACAGGTTGATCTAGGATTGCACTATTCATTGGATGAAGATTACACAAGAATGGCATCACTGGGAATTccagaaaataataattccatTGAATTGCCGATTCCTCCTACCGAATTTCAAGAAAAGAAACTAGAAATCCGTGCTGTTTCCGGCAATGATCGTCCGCATTATAGAGACGTTGAAGAATATGATGGATACCGAAGACATCGTAATAGAGCTTTCAAGATGCAAAGACGGAGTAGCAACTATAGCACGGCCAGCCGCAGTATTGCAAATGATAGTTGTAAAAGCATACCAAGTAATCGAACACCAAAGGGAAAGGTTCTTACTAGAAGATATGCTAAGCCAAACTCACGACAGAGACTTGTAGAATATGTGTATGCATGCAAATTGAATGGTGATCGGCAGAACAGTCATCTACATATCTTAAATCCGATATTTGTGAATGGTCTATACCGCAGGAAATCGGGAAATGATGACGATGGTGGTGCCGAATTAGATGAGGAGTGCCGACCGCATTGTACCTGTTGCCCAAATTAcaagaaacaaaaagcaaagccaatTCCAAAAGACGAGTATATTGAAGAGGACGGACTGAATGAAAATGACAATCGAGATAATGATCAAGCGAGCTATCAGCAAAGAAACAGCAATCCAgataatcaaaatgaaatgagcTATCAGAATAGAAATGAGAATGAAGTTCCAACGGAATATAGGGATCCAGATCGTGATGCAATGCAACAAGAAAATTATGATAAGTTCCAATCTCCAGAGCCCACGTCAGAAGATAATCCTCCAAAATGTTGTCGTCCCGATAACTGCCCTGTATTCATTAGTGCAACTAAGCAAGCCTATTCACAACGACAAGATAAATACAGAGATGACATCGATGACATAGTCGATGAGCAGCCTTCACCGTCTAGGcaaagtgaacaaaaaaacagattCAATTCAGAACCAACAGAAGAAGagtatagagagagagaggaaccAAAAGAGTCGAGTAGACGTGAATATAAACAATCTTCTAGACAAGCATCTGTAAATACGAATAGAACGGGATATGGTAGCAGATCAGGACAGAAAGCAACACATGGGACGAAGCTTTATTgtacagcaaataaaaatcatatgcAACAAGGCAAAATGTATGTAGACTGTCCATATATAATTCAAAATCCTAGTGATCGAGGACAGATGAGTCCGCGAAGAGGAACTCGAAATACCTATCAAAGCGAGTACGTTGAGAGACGGATCGATTATAGATCAAATCGATCTTCTCGAAATAGGAGTGAACGCGACGGATATGAGTCTCCGATTTCAAGGGGTCGTCAAAAAAATGATCAGAATGATGAGAGGTTTTCAGAAAATTCACGATATGATAATTCTCCACATGCGCAAATAAGGTCCAGTCAAGATTCAGACGGCAATAGCTTTTCGAAATATACTGCGAGAACTAGCACAATGTCAAACCAACGAAAGTATTTATCTGAAGAGGATATAATTGACGATGAGGATCAAGATGGAGAAAGCCCAAGAAATGGAAGCCCGATAAACTATGAACCAAGGCAACCAATACTAGAGGAATACTTAAAGGATGACGATTGTACGTGCTCGACGGATGAAGAATATGATGAAGACAACAGAAGTGTGGTTCCAACTGCAGATCAGTATCCTCAAGGAAACGAGAATCAAATGCATGAATATCAAAGAGTTGATTGTCCCTGCGAAAACTTCCAAGAAGTTCCAAGAAGTTATCGACAGGAGTACAAAGATAATATATGTGAATCTCCAGAGTCTCCCAAGCGACGTTCTAAAGATAGTCGCAAAGGGCGAAAGGACATAATCGAATACTGTTTAAATGATTGTCCCCAGTCATGCGATGAGCTGTGTCCAAATTATGTATACGAACAAGAGTACCGGCAATTCCGATCAGAAAAGTCTCCCAAACAATCAGGTGATAGCTACAAAAGACTGCCTGATGAgagaaattcaaaatatgaCGATGAAAGTACCAGTTCACCTAAAAGGAGATCCCACTCTAATCGTGATGTTTCTGTTGAAACAGAATATGATATGAACTTCAATAAACGAGGGAATGCCGAAGATGCAACTGCAAGAAGTCGGGAGCAGTCTAAAGTTTCGGAAAGTGttgttgaaaatgaaaatgacacAACAAATGCCAATCAGACCCAGTCTAAAGCTTTAAAAgtagcaaagaaaaaaaacttgctCTGCAAGTGTGTGCCCGATAAACAGCCAAAGCCCAAAGGTAAACAGCGATCTTCGTCACCAGCAGGAGGCAAGTGCACTTGTAGTGTGAAGCGTTTATCAAAGTCTGAGGACATAGAAGACG AATTACAGAGCGAGGTCGTCAAAAAGCCCAGAAAATCCCCCCAAACGTCAGAAGAGCCAGGACCGCATGAAAAGCGTGTCAATCGACAGCCATCGGGTTATGAGTCTCGGCTACCTAATGCGGGTAACAAACTTCGTGGCATGTCCGTGCTGGGAACCTTTCAGGTGCCACCCGTGCTGGCCGAGAAGACCATAAACATAGTCAAGAAACACATTACTAAATTGAGTCCGATGCTTGTCGAGCAAGGGACAACCAAGTTGATGATGAGCAACTCGTATCAGAATTGCATCAGACCCGTGTTGGAAGAAGCGCTGCCAAAAAGTATGGCGAGTACTAATAAAATTCCTGTTGGGTTCACAAACTCCGCACCGAGCCGTGAAATGAAAGGTCCAGTGATGGCGCCCAGTAATCCATTtcgtaatataaattttaatgtttcaaAGAGGAACATCATTATTTTGCATCCACCGGCAAAAGACTTTCGTCCCTCTAAAAACTCCTTTGACCAGGATGAAGTTGTCTCTTCTGAGAGACACGAACATGATGCCACCAAAGTAACCGATGTATAG
- the LOC132790769 gene encoding GATA zinc finger domain-containing protein 14 isoform X1 yields the protein MVASNMIDSLFPNCLSNAYFLDKLIRLYRANECLWNPKSPGYHNLALKTQAWHRISVLFNNEFNIGELKSMIISLRQFYQRKRLMETRNRPRKHILPQERFYEKLQFLNTSEMENFNVKNFKNQPIHCNSQINCSVEDTFLLSNSQKSIHSEQVDLGLHYSLDEDYTRMASLGIPENNNSIELPIPPTEFQEKKLEIRAVSGNDRPHYRDVEEYDGYRRHRNRAFKMQRRSSNYSTASRSIANDSCKSIPSNRTPKGKVLTRRYAKPNSRQRLVEYVYACKLNGDRQNSHLHILNPIFVNGLYRRKSGNDDDGGAELDEECRPHCTCCPNYKKQKAKPIPKDEYIEEDGLNENDNRDNDQASYQQRNSNPDNQNEMSYQNRNENEVPTEYRDPDRDAMQQENYDKFQSPEPTSEDNPPKCCRPDNCPVFISATKQAYSQRQDKYRDDIDDIVDEQPSPSRQSEQKNRFNSEPTEEEYREREEPKESSRREYKQSSRQASVNTNRTGYGSRSGQKATHGTKLYCTANKNHMQQGKMYVDCPYIIQNPSDRGQMSPRRGTRNTYQSEYVERRIDYRSNRSSRNRSERDGYESPISRGRQKNDQNDERFSENSRYDNSPHAQIRSSQDSDGNSFSKYTARTSTMSNQRKYLSEEDIIDDEDQDGESPRNGSPINYEPRQPILEEYLKDDDCTCSTDEEYDEDNRSVVPTADQYPQGNENQMHEYQRVDCPCENFQEVPRSYRQEYKDNICESPESPKRRSKDSRKGRKDIIEYCLNDCPQSCDELCPNYVYEQEYRQFRSEKSPKQSGDSYKRLPDERNSKYDDESTSSPKRRSHSNRDVSVETEYDMNFNKRGNAEDATARSREQSKVSESVVENENDTTNANQTQSKALKVAKKKNLLCKCVPDKQPKPKGKQRSSSPAGGKCTCSVKRLSKSEDIEDELQSEVVKKPRKSPQTSEEPGPHEKRVNRQPSGYESRLPNAGNKLRGMSVLGTFQVPPVLAEKTINIVKKHITKLSPMLVEQGTTKLMMSNSYQNCIRPVLEEALPKSMASTNKIPVGFTNSAPSREMKGPVMAPSNPFRNINFNVSKRNIIILHPPAKDFRPSKNSFDQDEVVSSERHEHDATKVTDV from the exons ATGGTGGCGTCCAATATGATTGATTCGCTTTTTCCAAATTGTTTATCCAATGCGTATTTCTTAGACAAGCTTATAAGGCTTTATCGTGCCAACGAATGCCTATGGAATCCCAAGTCTCCTGGATATCATAATTTGGCACTGAAGACCCAGGCCTGGCATCGCATTTCAGTTCTTTTCAATAACGAATTTAATATTGGCGAATTGAAATCTATGATCATCTCTTTACGGCAGTTTTACCAAAGAAAGCGTCTGATGGAAACAAGGAATAGACCACGGAAGCATATATTGCCTCAGGAGAGATTCTATGAGAAACTGCAATTTTTGAATACCAGCGAGATGGAGAATTTCAATGTGAAAAATTTCAAA AATCAACCAATACACTGCAATAGCCAAATCAACTGCAGCGTTGAGGACACATTTCTGCTGAGCAACAGTCAGAAGAGTATTCACAGCGAACAGGTTGATCTAGGATTGCACTATTCATTGGATGAAGATTACACAAGAATGGCATCACTGGGAATTccagaaaataataattccatTGAATTGCCGATTCCTCCTACCGAATTTCAAGAAAAGAAACTAGAAATCCGTGCTGTTTCCGGCAATGATCGTCCGCATTATAGAGACGTTGAAGAATATGATGGATACCGAAGACATCGTAATAGAGCTTTCAAGATGCAAAGACGGAGTAGCAACTATAGCACGGCCAGCCGCAGTATTGCAAATGATAGTTGTAAAAGCATACCAAGTAATCGAACACCAAAGGGAAAGGTTCTTACTAGAAGATATGCTAAGCCAAACTCACGACAGAGACTTGTAGAATATGTGTATGCATGCAAATTGAATGGTGATCGGCAGAACAGTCATCTACATATCTTAAATCCGATATTTGTGAATGGTCTATACCGCAGGAAATCGGGAAATGATGACGATGGTGGTGCCGAATTAGATGAGGAGTGCCGACCGCATTGTACCTGTTGCCCAAATTAcaagaaacaaaaagcaaagccaatTCCAAAAGACGAGTATATTGAAGAGGACGGACTGAATGAAAATGACAATCGAGATAATGATCAAGCGAGCTATCAGCAAAGAAACAGCAATCCAgataatcaaaatgaaatgagcTATCAGAATAGAAATGAGAATGAAGTTCCAACGGAATATAGGGATCCAGATCGTGATGCAATGCAACAAGAAAATTATGATAAGTTCCAATCTCCAGAGCCCACGTCAGAAGATAATCCTCCAAAATGTTGTCGTCCCGATAACTGCCCTGTATTCATTAGTGCAACTAAGCAAGCCTATTCACAACGACAAGATAAATACAGAGATGACATCGATGACATAGTCGATGAGCAGCCTTCACCGTCTAGGcaaagtgaacaaaaaaacagattCAATTCAGAACCAACAGAAGAAGagtatagagagagagaggaaccAAAAGAGTCGAGTAGACGTGAATATAAACAATCTTCTAGACAAGCATCTGTAAATACGAATAGAACGGGATATGGTAGCAGATCAGGACAGAAAGCAACACATGGGACGAAGCTTTATTgtacagcaaataaaaatcatatgcAACAAGGCAAAATGTATGTAGACTGTCCATATATAATTCAAAATCCTAGTGATCGAGGACAGATGAGTCCGCGAAGAGGAACTCGAAATACCTATCAAAGCGAGTACGTTGAGAGACGGATCGATTATAGATCAAATCGATCTTCTCGAAATAGGAGTGAACGCGACGGATATGAGTCTCCGATTTCAAGGGGTCGTCAAAAAAATGATCAGAATGATGAGAGGTTTTCAGAAAATTCACGATATGATAATTCTCCACATGCGCAAATAAGGTCCAGTCAAGATTCAGACGGCAATAGCTTTTCGAAATATACTGCGAGAACTAGCACAATGTCAAACCAACGAAAGTATTTATCTGAAGAGGATATAATTGACGATGAGGATCAAGATGGAGAAAGCCCAAGAAATGGAAGCCCGATAAACTATGAACCAAGGCAACCAATACTAGAGGAATACTTAAAGGATGACGATTGTACGTGCTCGACGGATGAAGAATATGATGAAGACAACAGAAGTGTGGTTCCAACTGCAGATCAGTATCCTCAAGGAAACGAGAATCAAATGCATGAATATCAAAGAGTTGATTGTCCCTGCGAAAACTTCCAAGAAGTTCCAAGAAGTTATCGACAGGAGTACAAAGATAATATATGTGAATCTCCAGAGTCTCCCAAGCGACGTTCTAAAGATAGTCGCAAAGGGCGAAAGGACATAATCGAATACTGTTTAAATGATTGTCCCCAGTCATGCGATGAGCTGTGTCCAAATTATGTATACGAACAAGAGTACCGGCAATTCCGATCAGAAAAGTCTCCCAAACAATCAGGTGATAGCTACAAAAGACTGCCTGATGAgagaaattcaaaatatgaCGATGAAAGTACCAGTTCACCTAAAAGGAGATCCCACTCTAATCGTGATGTTTCTGTTGAAACAGAATATGATATGAACTTCAATAAACGAGGGAATGCCGAAGATGCAACTGCAAGAAGTCGGGAGCAGTCTAAAGTTTCGGAAAGTGttgttgaaaatgaaaatgacacAACAAATGCCAATCAGACCCAGTCTAAAGCTTTAAAAgtagcaaagaaaaaaaacttgctCTGCAAGTGTGTGCCCGATAAACAGCCAAAGCCCAAAGGTAAACAGCGATCTTCGTCACCAGCAGGAGGCAAGTGCACTTGTAGTGTGAAGCGTTTATCAAAGTCTGAGGACATAGAAGACG AATTACAGAGCGAGGTCGTCAAAAAGCCCAGAAAATCCCCCCAAACGTCAGAAGAGCCAGGACCGCATGAAAAGCGTGTCAATCGACAGCCATCGGGTTATGAGTCTCGGCTACCTAATGCGGGTAACAAACTTCGTGGCATGTCCGTGCTGGGAACCTTTCAGGTGCCACCCGTGCTGGCCGAGAAGACCATAAACATAGTCAAGAAACACATTACTAAATTGAGTCCGATGCTTGTCGAGCAAGGGACAACCAAGTTGATGATGAGCAACTCGTATCAGAATTGCATCAGACCCGTGTTGGAAGAAGCGCTGCCAAAAAGTATGGCGAGTACTAATAAAATTCCTGTTGGGTTCACAAACTCCGCACCGAGCCGTGAAATGAAAGGTCCAGTGATGGCGCCCAGTAATCCATTtcgtaatataaattttaatgtttcaaAGAGGAACATCATTATTTTGCATCCACCGGCAAAAGACTTTCGTCCCTCTAAAAACTCCTTTGACCAGGATGAAGTTGTCTCTTCTGAGAGACACGAACATGATGCCACCAAAGTAACCGATGTATAG